In one Cervus elaphus chromosome 9, mCerEla1.1, whole genome shotgun sequence genomic region, the following are encoded:
- the RPS15 gene encoding 40S ribosomal protein S15, with product MAEVEQKKKRTFRKFTYRGVDLDQLLDMSYEQLMQLYSARQRRRLNRGLRRKQHSLLKRLRKAKKDAPPMEKPEVVKTHLRDMIILPEMVGSMVGVYNGKTFNQVEIKPEMIGHYLGEFSITYKPVKHGRPGIGATHSSRFIPLK from the exons ATG GCGGAAGTGGAACAGAAGAAGAAGCGGACCTTCCGCAAGTTCACCTACCGCGGCGTAGACCTCGACCAACTGCTGGACATGTCCTA TGAGCAACTGATGCAGCTATACAGTGCGCGCCAGCGACGGCGGCTGAACCGCGGCCTGCGGAGGAAGCAGCACTCGCTGCTGAAGCGGCTGCGCAAGGCCAAGAAAGATGCGCCGCCCATGGAGAAGCCCGAGGTCGTGAAGACGCACCTGCGCGACATGATCATTCTGCCCGAGATGGTGGGCAGCATGGTGGGCGTCTACAACGGCAAGACCTTCAACCAGGTGGAAATCAAG CCTGAGATGATTGGCCACTACCTGGGCGAGTTCTCCATCACCTACAAGCCCGTGAAACACGGCCGGCCCGGTATCGGGGCTACCCATTCCTCCCGCTTCATCCCCCTCAAGTAA